A single window of Montipora capricornis isolate CH-2021 chromosome 14, ASM3666992v2, whole genome shotgun sequence DNA harbors:
- the LOC138033373 gene encoding thioredoxin reductase 2, mitochondrial-like isoform X1 — MSFVRHSVRLRHIRGHLTTGKLLASRSRTLSSSKDSQDYDLIVIGGGSGGLACSKEAAKYGKKVAVLDYVHPSTQGNIWGLGGTCVNVGCIPKKLMHQAAVLGEFLKVDARHFGWNVPEERTISWEALVMAVQSHIKSLNWGHRVQLHDKKVEYLNARGSFLDPHTVKAVLNNGTEKTLRAKNFVVAVGGRPRFPKEVPGAFEYGISSDDLFSLKNSPGKTLVIGASYVALECAGFLTGLGFDTSLMMRSIPLRGFDQQMAKLVTDYMENHGTRFLKQCVPVRIDKKDNGLLHVTWKETVTGESHQETFDTVLFAIGRDAETAYLNLGNAGVEVHPLSKKIVGKDSEQTTVPHIYAIGDVLQDRPELTPVAIRAGKLLADRLFGDSDVTMDYDKVATTVFTPLEFGTVGLSEEKAIDIHGEDNIEVYHAFYKPLEFTIPARNSEQCYMKIVCLREGDQVILGMHFLGPSAGEVIQGFAAAMRCGLTYNTLSSTVGIHPTCAEEIVKMHITKRSGEDPTVTGC; from the exons ATGAGTTTTGTAAGGCATTCAGTTCGTCTTAGACACATCAGAGGTCATTTGACAACGGGCAAGCTTCTTGCCTCTCGATCTCGTACCTTGAGTTCCTCAAAAG ATTCTCAAGATTATGACCTTATTGTTATTGGGGGTGGGTCTGGGGGCCTTGCATGTTCCAAGGAAG CTGCTAAGTATGGAAAAAAAGTTGCTGTCTTGGACTATGTCCACCCATCCACACAAG GAAACATTTGGGGTCTTGGTGGGACCTGTGTTAATGTGGGCTGCATACCAAAGAAGCTCATGCATCAAGCTGCAGTGCTGGGAGAATTCTTGAAGGTT GATGCAAGGCATTTTGGATGGAATGTACCTGAAGAAAGAACTATTTCATG GGAAGCACTCGTTATGGCTGTTCAGAGTCACATTAAGTCACTCAACTGGGGGCACAGGGTACAGCTTCATGACAA AAAGGTTGAGTATCTGAATGCAAGAGGCTCATTTTTGGATCCTCACACCGTCAAAGCAGTGTTAAATAATGGGACAGAG AAAACCTTAAGAGCAAAAAACTTTGTGGTTGCTGTTGGTGGAAGGCCGAGATTTCCCAAAGAG GTACCTGGTGCTTTTGAGTATGGTATAAGCAGTGATGACTTGTTTTCCTTAAAAAATTCCCCAGGAAAGAC gtTAGTTATCGGTGCATCTT ATGTTGCTTTGGAGTGTGCTGGTTTCTTGACTGGTTTAGGATTTGACACCTCTCTGATGATGAGATCCATTCCACTCAGAGGCTTCGACCAA CAAATGGCAAAACTTGTGACAGATTACATGGAGAACCACGGAACCCGGTTCTTAAAGCAGTGTGTTCCCGTTAGAATAGACAAAAAGGACAACGGACTTCTTCATGTCACGTGGAAAGAAACGGTCACAGGCGAATCACACCAAGAAACATTTGACACTGTTTTGTTTGCAATTG GAAGAGATGCTGAAACAGCTTACTTGAATCTTGGCAACGCTGGAGTTGAGGTTCACCCGCTAAGCAAGAAAATTGTAGGAAAGGATAGCGAACAAACCACGGTCCCGCATATCTACGCCATTGGAGATGTTTTGCAG GATCGCCCAGAACTGACTCCAGTGGCCATAAGAGCAGGAAAGCTTCTCGCCGACCGACTTTTCGGAGATTCAGACGTTACTATGGACTATGATAAG GTTGCCACCACAGTTTTCACGCCTTTGGAGTTTGGTACTGTTGGACTTTCCGAAGAGAAAGCAATTGATATACACGGAGAGGACAACATTGAG GTTTATCATGCATTTTACAAACCACTTGAGTTTACGATACCGGCAAGAAACTCTGAGCAGTGTTACATGAAG ATAGTTTGTCTCCGAGAGGGGGATCAAGTTATCTTAGGAATGCATTTTCTTGGCCCTTCGGCTGGGGAAGTTATTCAGGGCTTTGCCGCGGCCATGAG gtgtgGCCTTACATACAATACTTTATCGTCGACTGTGGGCATCCATCCGACGTGCGCAGAAGAGATCGTGAAGATGCATATCACGAAGAGGTCTGGGGAAGACCCTACTGTAACGGGATGCTGA
- the LOC138033373 gene encoding thioredoxin reductase 2, mitochondrial-like isoform X2: MSFVRHSVRLRHIRGHLTTGKLLASRSRTLSSSKDSQDYDLIVIGGGSGGLACSKEAAKYGKKVAVLDYVHPSTQGNIWGLGGTCVNVGCIPKKLMHQAAVLGEFLKDARHFGWNVPEERTISWEALVMAVQSHIKSLNWGHRVQLHDKKVEYLNARGSFLDPHTVKAVLNNGTEKTLRAKNFVVAVGGRPRFPKEVPGAFEYGISSDDLFSLKNSPGKTLVIGASYVALECAGFLTGLGFDTSLMMRSIPLRGFDQQMAKLVTDYMENHGTRFLKQCVPVRIDKKDNGLLHVTWKETVTGESHQETFDTVLFAIGRDAETAYLNLGNAGVEVHPLSKKIVGKDSEQTTVPHIYAIGDVLQDRPELTPVAIRAGKLLADRLFGDSDVTMDYDKVATTVFTPLEFGTVGLSEEKAIDIHGEDNIEVYHAFYKPLEFTIPARNSEQCYMKIVCLREGDQVILGMHFLGPSAGEVIQGFAAAMRCGLTYNTLSSTVGIHPTCAEEIVKMHITKRSGEDPTVTGC, translated from the exons ATGAGTTTTGTAAGGCATTCAGTTCGTCTTAGACACATCAGAGGTCATTTGACAACGGGCAAGCTTCTTGCCTCTCGATCTCGTACCTTGAGTTCCTCAAAAG ATTCTCAAGATTATGACCTTATTGTTATTGGGGGTGGGTCTGGGGGCCTTGCATGTTCCAAGGAAG CTGCTAAGTATGGAAAAAAAGTTGCTGTCTTGGACTATGTCCACCCATCCACACAAG GAAACATTTGGGGTCTTGGTGGGACCTGTGTTAATGTGGGCTGCATACCAAAGAAGCTCATGCATCAAGCTGCAGTGCTGGGAGAATTCTTGAAG GATGCAAGGCATTTTGGATGGAATGTACCTGAAGAAAGAACTATTTCATG GGAAGCACTCGTTATGGCTGTTCAGAGTCACATTAAGTCACTCAACTGGGGGCACAGGGTACAGCTTCATGACAA AAAGGTTGAGTATCTGAATGCAAGAGGCTCATTTTTGGATCCTCACACCGTCAAAGCAGTGTTAAATAATGGGACAGAG AAAACCTTAAGAGCAAAAAACTTTGTGGTTGCTGTTGGTGGAAGGCCGAGATTTCCCAAAGAG GTACCTGGTGCTTTTGAGTATGGTATAAGCAGTGATGACTTGTTTTCCTTAAAAAATTCCCCAGGAAAGAC gtTAGTTATCGGTGCATCTT ATGTTGCTTTGGAGTGTGCTGGTTTCTTGACTGGTTTAGGATTTGACACCTCTCTGATGATGAGATCCATTCCACTCAGAGGCTTCGACCAA CAAATGGCAAAACTTGTGACAGATTACATGGAGAACCACGGAACCCGGTTCTTAAAGCAGTGTGTTCCCGTTAGAATAGACAAAAAGGACAACGGACTTCTTCATGTCACGTGGAAAGAAACGGTCACAGGCGAATCACACCAAGAAACATTTGACACTGTTTTGTTTGCAATTG GAAGAGATGCTGAAACAGCTTACTTGAATCTTGGCAACGCTGGAGTTGAGGTTCACCCGCTAAGCAAGAAAATTGTAGGAAAGGATAGCGAACAAACCACGGTCCCGCATATCTACGCCATTGGAGATGTTTTGCAG GATCGCCCAGAACTGACTCCAGTGGCCATAAGAGCAGGAAAGCTTCTCGCCGACCGACTTTTCGGAGATTCAGACGTTACTATGGACTATGATAAG GTTGCCACCACAGTTTTCACGCCTTTGGAGTTTGGTACTGTTGGACTTTCCGAAGAGAAAGCAATTGATATACACGGAGAGGACAACATTGAG GTTTATCATGCATTTTACAAACCACTTGAGTTTACGATACCGGCAAGAAACTCTGAGCAGTGTTACATGAAG ATAGTTTGTCTCCGAGAGGGGGATCAAGTTATCTTAGGAATGCATTTTCTTGGCCCTTCGGCTGGGGAAGTTATTCAGGGCTTTGCCGCGGCCATGAG gtgtgGCCTTACATACAATACTTTATCGTCGACTGTGGGCATCCATCCGACGTGCGCAGAAGAGATCGTGAAGATGCATATCACGAAGAGGTCTGGGGAAGACCCTACTGTAACGGGATGCTGA